AGGGCCGTACCCTGTAAAGAAGTGAGGTCCTGCACGGCCCCGTTCAGCACCCGGACCACTTCGAAGAGATTTCCCAGGGCTTTGGCCGTATTAAAATCGTCGTCCATGGCCTCCTCGAACCGGGGGAACATCGCCTCCACCTCCCGGCGCACCTCGGCTGTACCGTCGTCCCTTTCTGCCGTGCATTCCTTCCCCCCATCGGCCAGAAGGCGATCCACGGTCTGAAGCAAATTATAGATCCGGCGGCGGGCCCGATCGGCATCCTGGAGGTTCCGGTCGGAAAAATCGATCGGGCTCCGGTAGTGGGTGGTCAGCAGGAAGAGGCGGACCGCCTCGGGATTGAACTTCTCCAGAACCTCCTTGATCGTGAAGAAGTTCCCTAACGATTTCGACATCTTCTCCTGGTCGATATTGACAAAACCGTTATGGAGCCAGTAGCGGACAAAGGGTTTCCCCGTGGCCGCCTCGCTTTGGGCGATTTCGTTCTCGTGGTGGGGAAAAATCAGGTCCTTGCCGCCGCCGTGAATGTCGATCGACTCCCCGAGGTGGGCCTGGCTCATGGCCGAACATTCGATATGCCAACCGGGGCGGCCCGGCCCCCAGGGACTCTCCCAGGCGGGCTCCCCCTCCTTCGAGGCCTTCCAGAGGACAAAATCGAGGGGACTTCTCTTTTTCTCGTCCACCTCGACACGGGCACCGGCCTGGAGTTCGTCGAGTTTCCGCTTCGAAAGTTTCCCGTAGGCAGGAAGGGTTGCAACCTCGAAGAGGACATCGCCCCCGGCCTCGTAAGCATGTCCCTTCTCCACCAGCTTCTTCACCAGATCAATGATCTCCTTGATATGCTCCGTTGCCTTCGGCTCGATGTCGGCCCGTTCCACTCCCAGGGCCGCCATATCCTTCCGGTACTCTTCAATATACCGCTCGGCGATCTCTCCGGCGGCAACCCCTTCCTCGTTGGATCGTTTAATGATCTTATCGTCCACGTCGGTAAAGTTGCGGACATAGGTCACGGAAAACCCACGGTAGGCCAGATAACGGCGGATCATGTCGAAGACCACCGCCCCCCGGGCATGGCCGATATGGCTGTGATCGTAGACCGTAACACCACAGGCGTACATCTTCACTTCCCCGGGATGGATCGGCCGGAACTCCTCCTTGCCGTCGGTCAGGGTATTATAGACGCGGAGCATCTTTTTCTTCCTCCGTTACGATGATCGCCCCCACGGCGCAGACACCAAGACAGGCGCCACATTCGATGCAGGCATCAAGGACCCGGAAGACCTCCCCCTCCTCGATGGCATCAACGGGACAGGTGGCCTGACAGGCACCGCAACCGACGCATTCCGTGGTGATGATAAAAGACATAACAAGTTTACGGCTTCACAAAAAATCCATCCACTGCGTTGATCAGGTTTTGAGTTCGCTACGGCACACAAGCCAGAACGCCTCTCTCGTCGTCAAAACCTTCGCGCCTTGTATCCGGATACTGTTTACTTCGCCGTTCATGAGATCCGCAAAATTTACTTTCAAAAAATTCCAACATATGATAATGATTGAAAAAATAATATAACATCCTGAAAATCCGGAAGGCAAGGATTAAAAATGCAACTGTTCCTGAACACCTTATTCGTCGGTTTCGGCGGCTTTTTCGGTGCCATCCTCCGCTATCTCGCGAGCGCCTGGATCGGTCAGCGCTGGGGCAGAGCCTTCCCCCTCGGAACCTTCTTCGTTAATGTGGCCGGCTGCTTCCTCATCGGCCTGCTCATGACCCTGTTCGCGGAGAGGGTCATGGCCAGTCCGCAACTCCGGTTCTTCCTGACCGTCGGATTCTTAGGCGCTTTTACGACCTTCTCTACATTCGAATACGAAACGGGGGCGCTTCTCTTCGACGGAGAGTTTATACTGGCCTCGCTGAATGTCTTCCTGAGCCTGATCATCGGCTTCGGCGCCCTCAAGTTAGGCGAATCACTGGCACGGAAACTTTAAGCATGGAGAAATTATGGTTAAAAAAGGTCCGGCAAAGAAACTGACCATCTACGTGGATGAATCGGACAGTCATGGCAACAAACCGGTCCACGAAGCGGTGGTCGACATTCTTCACCGAAAGAAGGTAGCCGGCGTGAGCGTCTTCCGTGGATCGGCAGGCTTCGGAAGCAAGGGGGTCTATCATTCGTCCAAGATGCTCACCCTTTCCGGGGATATGCCGGTCAAGATCGAGGTCGTCGATTCGGAGGAGATGATCAACCGGGTTCTCCCGGACATCTACCAGATCGTTGAAAAAGGTCTCGTCGAAATCAGCGACACGGAAGTAATCAAGTGCTGCAAAAACGCCCAGGAAAGCAACGAGGAGGTAAAAAAACGAATGAAACTTCAAGGCAAGGCGAAGATGCTTCGTGTCATCATCCGGGAGGACCATAAATGGGAGGGGGAACCCCTCTACGAAGCGATCGTGAAACGGTTCATCATGATGGACATCGCCGGCGCCACCGTCTACAAGGCATTCGCAGGCTACGGCCCGCACAAACGCTACCACAAGATCCGGTTTCTCTCCCGCGGGAAGGAGATGCCTGTTCTGATCACCATCATCGATACCGAGGAAACCATCCGGAAGGTCCTTCCCGTCCTGGATGACATGGTCTCCGAAGGAATTGTCGTCCTATCCGACGTGGACGTCATTAAATACACCCACGGTGCGGGCGATCCCGAAATGATTTGAAGACCGTCATCAACAAAGAAACTCCGGGGTAAAACTCATGCACTCCTACCGGAAAGAACGGCCTGATCTCGCTCCCTATGCGGCAAGAAGTGAGCGGTCCCGGGGACGACGTTATCAGGAATCGTTCAAGGACAACCGGACCGCCTTTCAGCGCGACCGGGACCGGATCATCCACTGCGCTGCCTTCCGTCGTCTTGAATACAAAACGCAGGTATTCGTCAACCATGAAGGGGACTACTACCGAACCCGGCTGACCCATTCCCTTGAGGTGGCCCAGATCGCACGGGGCACGGCCCGCGCCCTCGGGCTGAATGAAGAACTGGCCGAGGCAATTGCCCTCTCGCACGACCTTGGGCACACCCCCTTCGGCCATTCGGGCGAGCATGTCCTGAACGACTTGATGAAAGAGCACGGCGGGTTCGAACACAACCGGCAGAGCCTCCGGATTGTGGAAGAGCTGGAGGAGCGATACCCGGACTTTTCCGGTCTGAACCTTACCTACGAGACGCGGGAAGGAATCATCAAGCACTCCACCTATCACGACAACCCCTCCATTACGGAGATGCAGGATTATCATCCCGGCGTGGTCCCGACGCTTGAAGCCCAGATCATCAACCTCGCGGACGAGATCGCCTACAACAATCACGATATCGATGACGGACTGACCTCGGGTATGCTGGACCGGAAGGAACTCCGGGACGCCGTCCCCCTCGTCGAACGTGTTTTCACAAAGATCGAGAGGCAATGGCCGCAAATCGACGAAACCCGAAAAAAATATCAGGCCATCAGCCATCTCATCGGATTTCTCATCAATGATCTGGTGGAGCATTCAACGGCCCTTCTGAAGGAACACGACATCCGCTCCCTGGAAGATATGCGGGAGAAGAACGTGATGATTATCTCCTTCAGCCCGGAAACCCACAGAGAGAACACGGAATTGAAACGGTTCCTCTATCACAACCTCTATACGCACTATCGTGTCGAGCGGATGCGAATCAAAGGAAAAATGGTCCTCACCTCCCTGTTTGAGACTTACATGGAGAATCCCACCCTTCTGCCGAAAAAATACTACCGCATGATGGAGAAGGCGGGAAAACAACGGATCATCGCCGATTACATCGCAGGAATGACCGACCGCTACGCCCTGGACGAATACAAGAAGCTCTTTGAACCTTTTGAACGGACGTAAGTCCAGGGCTCGGGAATCAGGAATCGGGGAACCGTTATTCTTTCATCACCACGGTTTAGACAATCGCGATCATCTGCCGCGGATACACTTCAAAGAATCATGCCATGTCAGTCGTAAAGATCATCACCGAATCTTCCCGGCCCGGAAAACGCCGGAGAATCCTCAATGGCATCCTGCCCTATGTACGGTCGAACCGATGTTCCGAACTCCTGATTCTCGTCCCGTCAAACCGGATGGTTGAAGAAATCCGGGAGGCCCTGCTGCAACAGGAATCGGTACCGGGGTTTCTCGGGCTCCGGCTCATGACCTTTCTGGACCTTGCCCGGGACATATTTCAAAACGGTTCTTTTCCCGGTCGGATCGGCAGTACTCCGGCCCGGCAGTGGCGGCTTCATTCCATCCTCTCCACCCTGCCCCCCCTGAAACCGTTCGGGGAGATCCGGGAAACACGGGGAATGCTTTCTCTGACCACGGATTTTATCCGTACGCTCAAGGAAGCGGGAATCCCCCCGGAAGAATTTGAAGCATCTCCGCCCGTCCGGGACAATCCGCATCTACGGGCCTTGGGGGAAATCTACCGGAAATACGAAAAATACCGGACGGCACAAGGAATCCTGGACCGGGAGGACCTCCTCCGCCTGGCGGCGGAGGGGATCCGGAAAGCGCCCTCCCGATCTTTCACATCTCTCCGTGAGATCATCGTAACCGGGTTTTATGACTTTACACCTCTTCAAGCAGGGTTTCTCTCCGCCCTCTCCACCCTTTCGGATTTGAAAGAACTTTCCATTTTTCTGGACGCCCCGCTCTCCTCCCCGGTCACCGTGAGGAGCCTGAAGCGGTTGCAACATTTTCTTCCCGGAGCGGAGATCCGTTCTTCCCAGAGAAAAGAGGAAACCCCGGCGAAGGCCCTGCACCACTTGCAGCAATGCCTTTCGACCCCGGCGGTAAAACCCGAACCGGTCCCCGGTGATGAGAGCATCGAGCTCCTGGAGGTACCCGGAAGGTATCGCGAAGTGGAGGAGATGGCCCGAAGGATCCGGGAACTTCACAAAAAACATGGACTTTCCTTCCATGATATGGCGGTCGTCTTCCGGAACCTCAGCGACTACCGGGAAAAGGTCCGGGAGATCTTCCGCTCTTTCGGAATTCCCCATCAACTGACTTCGGGCCTGCCCCTCAGGAACAATCCTCTGATCAGGACCGTAACGGCACTGCTGGAATGTCCCCGTTCCGGATACCGTCGCGACGCAGTCTTTCGTCTATTGGCTTCTTCCTATCTCCGTTTCGAACCTCTTGAACGGAGCACGATCACACCGGAACGGATCGACACCCTTGCGCGGGAGGCCATGATTCAGGGGGGGCGCGATGAATGGAAGATGCGCCTCAAGTCACGGCTGGATCTACTCACGACCCGAGAACAGTACCTGCAGGAAAGCTACGGAACCGACCGGGACGAAAAAGGACACAAGGAGAGGATCGACCGGTGCCGTTCGAAAATCAAGGATTACAGGAAATGCATGGATGTGCTGGAGAGCTTCTTTGACCTCTTTGCCGATCTTCCGTCGGAAGCCACGATCCCGGAATTCATCGAACAGCTGGAGCATCTCCGGAACACCTTTCACCTGAAAGAACAGATCTACGAAAGAGACGATCTCGATCTGGTTCACCGGGACCAGACCGCCTTCCGAGAGTGGCAGGAACTTCTCGAACAGCTCTCCCGGGAACAGATGGGGTTACAGAGGGTCTCTCTTGCCGACTTCGTCCGGCTCCTCTCTCTCACGCTGGCGGAAAAGAACTACTCCCCCGACCCTCCGCAAGAAGATGCCGTCCTGGTGACGGACGCACTCGGCATCCGGGGGCTTTCCAGACCGGCGGTTCTGATCGGAGGATTGGTGGAAGGAATCTTTCCGCGGAACCATTCCCCAAGTCCCCTTTTCAGCGAATCCGACCGGCAACGGCTCAACAAGCATTTCGGCCCCAACCGATGGATCCCCCTGCGCTCCCAGCAGCGGGAGGAAGAGGACCTCTTTTTCCGTTTTGCCGTCGGCGCCGCCGAACATTTCCTGATCCTCTCCCGTCCGAGGACCGACGGGGAAGGACACCCCCTCCTCCCCTCCAGCTACCTCGACATCCTCGGTGCCCTTTTCTCCCAAAGGATCAAGGTCACTTGCCGCTACTTGAACGATCCTTTACCCTCGGAAGACCCTCTCACGAACGAAAAGCCGCTATACCGTCCCGGCGAACTGCTCGAGTATACCTTCCGGGCCCTCTCCCGTCCCGTCACGGAGGAACCGGATTTTCCCTCCCTCCTGAAGCTCCTTCTCCGGGAGCGGTGGGAGACCTGTCGTTCCCTCTGCCACGGCCTTACAGTGCAACAGGCTCGCAAAGAAGTAAACGGAAGCTATCTGGGACATCTCGGCCCCGACGCAGCCCGCGGAATCCGGCAGGGAGAAGGAAATTACTCCGTCACGGCCCTGGAACGATACGCCGCCTGTCCCTTTCAATACTTCTGTGAACGGGAACTCAAACTTCGCCCCGTGGAGGAAGTGGAGGAAGAGGTGGGAGCCCTTGATCTGGGAAGTCTCTATCACCGGATCCTGGAACGTTTTTTCCGTGAGATGGAGGGGCCGGTCACGAAATCCGCCCTTGCCGCCGCCCGAAAGAGGCTGGACCGGATCGAGAAAGAAGAACTGGCCCGGGTGGAAAAAGGGGGAATCCCCGGCCACCGGAAAATCTGGGAGATTCGGCAGACAGAGATCCGGGATGTCCTGGACCGTTTTCTTCTGGATGAAATAGAGGCCTTTGAATCAACGGGAGAAATCCCCTCCCATTTCGAAGTAACTTTCGGGATGAAGGATGTCTCCCGGAGAGATCCCCTCTCCTCGCCGGATCCGCTGATCCTTCCTTCGGAATCGGGCGAAATCCGGATGGAGGGAAAGATCGACCGGATTGATCTGAAGGACGGGGAACCGCCGCACTTTTCCATCCTCGACTACAAGACGGGCGGCAGTAAACCGCCGGGGCCATCGGGAATCGAAAAGGGGGAAACCCTCCAACTCCCGGTCTATGCCGCGTGGGCGCTGGGGGCCTTCGCCGACGGCCGGGAACTCGGTCATGCCTCCTTTGTCCTGCTCCGCAAAGGGAGCAGGAAATGCCTGATCAATCCGGCCGGGCAAGGCCGGCAGGAGTGGAAAGAAATCTCCGAACGGTATGTCCGAAACTATGTCGAAGAGATCCGGCATGGACGCTTCCCCCCGGGAGAGAAAAACTGTCCCCCTTACTGTCGATACGGAGAGATCTGCCGGAAAGGTGAAAAGGGTCGGCCATGATCCAGTGGATGAAATTACACGAAGTCGTCCTGCTTTGGATGGGCTTTGTGTCGATCCTCACCTTCGCGGGAACCCTCTTTACGATCCCGCTGCTGCTTGTCCGGATTCCGGAAGACTATTTTACCCGCACCGCCGGACCGCACAACCGTCGGCAATATCGTCATCCGGCAATCAGGATCTTCGTACTCGTGATCAAGAATCTCCTGGGAATTCTCTTCATTGCGGGGGGAATCGCCATGCTCTTTCTCCCGGGCCAGGGGATCCTGACGATCCTCATCGGAATCATTCTGACGAATTTCCCTGGAAAACCGGCCCTGGAACGGTGGCTGATCCGTCACAGCGCCGTCTATCATCCCGTGAACCGGCTTCGTAGATGGGCACATCACCCACCCCTGCAGATCCCCCATCGGGATAAAAAATAGCCTCCCGCCGGAATGTTACGGCGAGATCAATCCTCTCTTTCTCCCTCCTTTCATGAATTCTTCTAAACTTCCTCCCTCTTTCTGCCGATATGAGAGATAACGATCTTCACATTTTCAGCACATCACGGATCATCATTTCAGGAAGGTAAGACAATGCCAATGGTTGCCGCGGGAAACGACCTGTGTAAAAGATTGCAGAAAAACTTCAGGTTTTTCAGTACTCTCCGGGAGGAAGAGGTGGAAGATTTTATGGAGTTTTGTGATTACCGGAAAAAACCTGCGGGAACAATGATCTGGCGGGAGGGAGATGAAGACAACTCGGCGGCATTCATCGTATCCGGACGGTTGGGAATCAAGAAGAAGACCGAATTCGAGGGAAAGCACGTCATCGTCGGGACCTATGGACAGGGTTCCGTCGTGGGGGAACTCTGTCTGTTAACCGATAACGCCCGATCCGTCAGTGCGGAAATTATCGAACCGGCGGAGATCGTGATTCTCTCCAACCGGAATTTTGAGAAACTCCTTTCCAAACACCCCATGCTGGGACTGAAGCTTCTCAAACACATTTTTCTCACCACCAGCGCCAGACTTCGGCGAACCTACGATCGGATCGCTTCAATCTTCTGAAAGCCTTCCCTGACTCGGGCCGACTCGAGAACCGTCCGGTCATGCTCTGCGATCAGGACGGCACCGGCCGACTGAACCCACAATAGAACCGACAAGAAAAACAGTAATCGGTGAGTGCAAGATCTATCTTCTTCCGCACCTGATAGATAAAACCGCGCCGGAAATAACCGTCGGGGGCGTCCGGTCTCAGCTTGATCATCTTCTCTGCGCTGATATGGCCCCCGCTGTATCACCGGTCATCCGGGCGGTCTCTTCCTGCACGAGATAGGCCGCGAAAAAATCCGGATGTTTCTTGATCAACTTATTCACCAGTTCCCGGGCATTAGCATACTTCTTTGCCTTGAGGTAATAACCGGCAAGGGCCATCCTCGTCTTGACAATCTCCGGCTTGAGCTGCAAGGCCTTTTTTAATGACTCCTCTCCCAAGAGCGGCTCGTTGTTGAACAGGTGCGCTAGGCCCACCCGCAGGTAGAGATCAGGATCGTCAGACCGGTCCTTCAGTACGACACAATACTCGTCGATCGCCGCACCGGGGCCCTTCCGCTTCATATCAAGGTGCGCCTTCTTCAGCGAGGCATCAATCCGGTGGGCAATGAGCAGAATCTCGCCGATCGCAATCTGGGCGTCAAGGCGGTCGGGATCGAGTTCCACCGTCTTCAGCAGGCTTCCGTAGGCCTGCCAGG
The sequence above is a segment of the Deltaproteobacteria bacterium genome. Coding sequences within it:
- a CDS encoding cysteine--tRNA ligase gives rise to the protein MLRVYNTLTDGKEEFRPIHPGEVKMYACGVTVYDHSHIGHARGAVVFDMIRRYLAYRGFSVTYVRNFTDVDDKIIKRSNEEGVAAGEIAERYIEEYRKDMAALGVERADIEPKATEHIKEIIDLVKKLVEKGHAYEAGGDVLFEVATLPAYGKLSKRKLDELQAGARVEVDEKKRSPLDFVLWKASKEGEPAWESPWGPGRPGWHIECSAMSQAHLGESIDIHGGGKDLIFPHHENEIAQSEAATGKPFVRYWLHNGFVNIDQEKMSKSLGNFFTIKEVLEKFNPEAVRLFLLTTHYRSPIDFSDRNLQDADRARRRIYNLLQTVDRLLADGGKECTAERDDGTAEVRREVEAMFPRFEEAMDDDFNTAKALGNLFEVVRVLNGAVQDLTSLQGTALMPLLRNFRENMEKIGAVLGLFREAPESVLKGNADESSHRIETMIEERLAARKNRDWAAADRIRDELAARGVRLKDRPDGTTDWEWER
- a CDS encoding 4Fe-4S dicluster domain-containing protein; translated protein: MSFIITTECVGCGACQATCPVDAIEEGEVFRVLDACIECGACLGVCAVGAIIVTEEEKDAPRL
- the crcB gene encoding fluoride efflux transporter CrcB, whose translation is MQLFLNTLFVGFGGFFGAILRYLASAWIGQRWGRAFPLGTFFVNVAGCFLIGLLMTLFAERVMASPQLRFFLTVGFLGAFTTFSTFEYETGALLFDGEFILASLNVFLSLIIGFGALKLGESLARKL
- a CDS encoding DUF190 domain-containing protein, with translation MVKKGPAKKLTIYVDESDSHGNKPVHEAVVDILHRKKVAGVSVFRGSAGFGSKGVYHSSKMLTLSGDMPVKIEVVDSEEMINRVLPDIYQIVEKGLVEISDTEVIKCCKNAQESNEEVKKRMKLQGKAKMLRVIIREDHKWEGEPLYEAIVKRFIMMDIAGATVYKAFAGYGPHKRYHKIRFLSRGKEMPVLITIIDTEETIRKVLPVLDDMVSEGIVVLSDVDVIKYTHGAGDPEMI
- a CDS encoding deoxyguanosinetriphosphate triphosphohydrolase, whose amino-acid sequence is MHSYRKERPDLAPYAARSERSRGRRYQESFKDNRTAFQRDRDRIIHCAAFRRLEYKTQVFVNHEGDYYRTRLTHSLEVAQIARGTARALGLNEELAEAIALSHDLGHTPFGHSGEHVLNDLMKEHGGFEHNRQSLRIVEELEERYPDFSGLNLTYETREGIIKHSTYHDNPSITEMQDYHPGVVPTLEAQIINLADEIAYNNHDIDDGLTSGMLDRKELRDAVPLVERVFTKIERQWPQIDETRKKYQAISHLIGFLINDLVEHSTALLKEHDIRSLEDMREKNVMIISFSPETHRENTELKRFLYHNLYTHYRVERMRIKGKMVLTSLFETYMENPTLLPKKYYRMMEKAGKQRIIADYIAGMTDRYALDEYKKLFEPFERT
- a CDS encoding cyclic nucleotide-binding domain-containing protein produces the protein MPMVAAGNDLCKRLQKNFRFFSTLREEEVEDFMEFCDYRKKPAGTMIWREGDEDNSAAFIVSGRLGIKKKTEFEGKHVIVGTYGQGSVVGELCLLTDNARSVSAEIIEPAEIVILSNRNFEKLLSKHPMLGLKLLKHIFLTTSARLRRTYDRIASIF
- a CDS encoding tetratricopeptide repeat protein, whose protein sequence is MPAEPSKKKTNYLNRSKKYYSEEKYKEVLIEFKNVLQIDPKYAEGYYQMALTYLKLQQPWQAYGSLLKTVELDPDRLDAQIAIGEILLIAHRIDASLKKAHLDMKRKGPGAAIDEYCVVLKDRSDDPDLYLRVGLAHLFNNEPLLGEESLKKALQLKPEIVKTRMALAGYYLKAKKYANARELVNKLIKKHPDFFAAYLVQEETARMTGDTAGAISAQRR